The following proteins are encoded in a genomic region of Rattus rattus isolate New Zealand chromosome 2, Rrattus_CSIRO_v1, whole genome shotgun sequence:
- the LOC116894666 gene encoding trace amine-associated receptor 4, giving the protein MNSPDLWYSPETQFCFAAANNSCPRKARPVLVISAMYLVMIGAIVMTMLGNMVVIISIAHFKQLHSPTNFLILSMATTDFLLSCVVMPFSMVRSIESCWYFGDLFCKVHSCCDIMLCTTSIFHLCFISVDRHYAVCDPLHYVTQITVGVVGVFLLISWSVPILFAFGLVFSELNLIGAEDFVAAIDCTGLCVLIFNKLWGVLASFIAFFLPGAIMVGIYIHIFTVARKQARKIGPGPRTKRALSESKMKATSGKESKATKTLSIVMGVFVLCWLPFFVLTITDPFIGFTTPEDLYNVFLWLGYFNSTFNPIIYGMFYPWFRKALRMIVTGTIFRSDSSTSSLHSAHP; this is encoded by the coding sequence ATGAATTCACCTGACCTCTGGTACTCCCCAGAAACACAGTTTTGCTTCGCCGCTGCAAACAATTCTTGCCCGAGGAAGGCGAGGCCTGTGCTTGTGATCTCCGCCATGTACCTCGTCATGATCGGAGCGATAGTGATGACCATGCTGGGAAACATGGTTGTGATCATCTCCATTGCCCACTTCAAGCAGCTCCACTCCCCGACCAACTTCCTTATTCTCTCCATGGCTACCACAGACTTCCTGTTGAGCTGCGTGGTCATGCCCTTCAGTATGGTCCGGTCTATCGAGTCATGCTGGTACTTCGGAGACCTCTTCTGCAAAGTCCACAGCTGCTGTGACATCATGCTCTGTACCACCTCCATTTTCCACCTCTGCTTCATCTCAGTGGACCGCCACTATGCTGTCTGTGACCCACTGCATTATGTCACCCAAATCACCGTCGGCGTCGTGGGGGTCTTTCTCCTCATCAGTTGGTCTGTCCCCATCCTGTTTGCCTTCGGCCTGGTGTTCTCAGAATTAAATTTGATTGGTGCTGAGGATTTTGTTGCAGCCATTGACTGTACAGGTTTGTGTGTGTTGATATTTAACAAGCTCTGGGGAGTGCTGGCTTCCTTTATAGCTTTCTTTCTGCCTGGGGCAATCATGGTGGGGATTTATATACACATTTTCACAGTTGCCCGGAAACAGGCCCGGAAAATTGGTCCAGGTCCTAGGACAAAACGGGCCCTCTCAGAAAGCAAAATGAAGGCCACATCCGGAAAGGAAAGCAAGGCCACCAAGACTTTGAGCATAGTCATGGGAGTATTTGTGCTGTGTTGGCTGCCCTTCTTCGTCTTGACAATCACAGATCCTTTCATTGGTTTTACAACCCCTGAAGATTTGTATAATGTCTTCCTCTGGCTCGGTTATTTTAACTCCACTTTCAACCCCATCATATACGGCATGTTCTATCCTTGGTTTCGAAAGGCCCTGAGGATGATAGTCACAGGGACGATCTTCCGCTCAGACTCCTCTACCTCCAGCTTGCATTCTGCACATCCTTAG
- the Taar5 gene encoding trace amine-associated receptor 5, with translation MRAVLLPGSGEQPTAFCYQVNGSCPRTVHPLAIRVLIYLACAVGMLITVLGNLFVVFAVSYFKVLHTPTNFLLLSLALADMLLGLLVLPLSTVRSVESCWFFGDFLCRLHTYLDTLFCLTSIFHLCFISIDRHCAICDPLLYPSKFTVRIALRYIAAGWGIPAAYTAFFLYTDVVERALSQWLEEMPCVGSCQLLFNKFWGWLNFPAFFIPCLVMISLYLKIFVVATRQAQQIRTLSQSLSGAVKRERKAAKTLGIAVGIYLVCWLPFTVDTLVDSLLNFVTPPLVFDIFIWFAYFNSACNPIIYVFSYRWFRKALKLLLSREILSPRTQTADLFHD, from the coding sequence ATGAGAGCTGTCCTCCTCCCGGGCTCTGGAGAGCAGCCTACGGCGTTCTGTTACCAGGTGAATGGGTCTTGTCCCAGGACAGTCCACCCGCTGGCCATCCGGGTCCTCATCTACCTGGCCTGCGCAGTAGGTATGCTGATCACAGTCCTGGGGAATTTGTTTGTGGTGTTTGCCGTGTCCTACTTTAAAGTGCTCCACACCCCCACCAACTTCCTGCTGCTCTCCCTGGCTCTGGCGGACATGTTGCTGGGTCTGCTGGTGCTGCCCCTGAGCACAGTCCGCTCGGTGGAGAGCTGCTGGTTCTTCGGAGACTTCCTGTGCCGTCTGCATACCTACCTGGACACGCTGTTCTGCCTTACCTCCATCTTCcatctctgttttatttccattGACCGTCATTGTGCCATCTGTGACCCCCTGCTCTATCCCTCCAAGTTCACAGTCAGGATAGCCCTCCGATACATCGCGGCAGGGTGGGGGATACCAGCAGCCTACACGGCCTTCTTTCTCTACACAGACGTGGTAGAGAGAGCACTCAGCCAGTGGCTGGAAGAAATGCCTTGTGTGGGCAGCTGCCAGCTACTATTCAATAAGTTCTGGGGGTGGTTAAACTTCCCTGCGTTTTTCATCCCCTGTCTCGTCATGATCAGCTTGTACCTGAAGATCTTTGTGGTCGCTACCAGGCAGGCTCAGCAGATCAGAACCCTGAGTCAAAGTTTGTCCGGGGCTGTCAAGCGGGAAAGAAAAGCTGCCAAGACGCTGGGCATTGCTGTGGGCATCTACCTTGTGTGTTGGCTTCCCTTCACTGTGGACACGCTGGTGGACAGCCTCCTTAACTTCGTCACCCCACCCCTGGTCTTTGACATCTTTATCTGGTTTGCTTATTTCAATTCAGCCTGTAACCCCATCATCTACGTCTTCTCGTATAGGTGGTTTAGGAAGGCACTGAAACTCCTCCTGAGCCGGGAGATCCTCTCACCACGGACACAGACTGCTGATCTGTTCCATGACTGA